A region of the Roseiflexus sp. RS-1 genome:
ACCATGAGCGGCGGCGGTTGTTCTTTGTCGATGCACAACCCGGCGGAAACGGTCTGGCGCAGTGGCTCTATCAGCATGCTGAGGACGTGTTGCCCATCGCCTACGATGTTGCGCTGGCATGCCGCTCCGATCCGCTGCTCGAACCGTTGAGCCGGGTCGATCAGGACTGGTTGCTCGCTCTGCTCGGTCGGGTGCCGGTTGAACCGCCGCGTCGAAGCGAACCGGCGACTCACCTCCCACCGGTTGCGTCGCCTGATGAACGTCGGCAATCGAATGCGGCGTCCGGGTCGCCAGCGGTTGATCCGCAACCCCGGCGAGAGCGACGAGAGGCGCGCATCCCTGCCGCTCCGCCGCCGGTTGATAAGCCGCAATCGTCTGCCGGAAAGCGTGCGTCGGCACAGCAACCGCCGGATCGCCAGAGCGCGCCGGAGACGCCAGCAACGCCAGCGCAAGCGCAGGCGACGCCCTCTGAAGAAGCGTCGGCTGATGTGGCGGCGTTAATCGAACGGCTCCGCCGTCAACGGGAGCAGCGCGAACGGTCGAAAAACCGCGAGATGCACGTGCAACCGGCGCCTGAGACCGACAGCGAGCCGCGCTTTACGACCGGCGAGCGTATTTTCTGCCTGCCCTTCGGTGACGGTGAAGTGCTGGAAAGCCGTATCGAAGCGGGGCGAGAGGTGCTGGTCGTTCGTTTCCCGGATTATGGCGAACTGACCATCGATCCGGCGCTCAGCCTGGTGCGCAAAATCGATACGTCGCAGGGTCTCTGAGAAAATCATTCCCACAAACTCTTAACCACATCGTAACACTCTTCCATGGGTAAACTCTTGCTCTCAGGGGATTGACATGTTACAATTTTGCGTAATCCAGTCACATCTCACGCGCCCTGCACTGTGCCCGATAGCCGAATGATCCGTCATCATCGTAGCTTCGCCCGTTTGCAGGTCAGCGCCAACCAGCGATGTCGTGCGCCTCGGAAGCGGGCGCCTATGAGGAGTGACCATCGCGATGCCGCATGAACGCATCGATTATCCAGAACTGCTCCGTTCACTTGGGCAATTTATCCAGCAACAGCATCTCAACGAGGTCGCTATCCTTGAGTTTGATCGGGGATGGATCATTTCCGGCGTGACCTATCAGAATACAGCGCAGGGGTTCATTCGGGTGGCGGCGGATTTTGTGCTTTCCCATGAAGAACTTCGCCACATTATTCAGCAGATGCGGGATCAGCGCAAACCGGAGCCGCCGCGTAAAGGAAGGTGGCTGGGATGAAATTGTTTCGTGGTCTGGCGAAAACCGACTATCAGGATGTTCTGCGCGCCATCGGGCTGTTTATTGACGAGCATGGGTACACCGATGTGCGCATTATCGAGATCGAGGATGGGGTGGTATTGCAGGGTCGCGTGCGTGAGCAACGCGGCATCGGCGCTTCCAGTTACGAAACATTTCTCATTACCGATGATGATCTGAAAGAAATGGTGCGCACCGCTGCCGAACGGCGCGGTCAAAAGCCGCCAGCATTCACTCAGTGAGAGGAACGAACTTGCCTGGACATACTATCCGAACGTCACGACGCCTTGGCGCTGCATTACTGCTGGCAGTGGTCGCCGGTGCGGGTGCGCGATACTTGATGATCCGCGCTGCCGGCAGCATGCCGCGTCCACGAATGATCGACTGGTTGCAGGCGCGCAATGTCGGCGTCGCGGTTTCACAGTCATACCTTGCGCCGATGATCGATCGCGCTGCGCGTCAGGATCAGTATCGTCAGTTAGTGCAGCGCAGCGAGCCGTTGATCGCCGCGTATATGGGGGTGCGCCTGCCGCGCCCGGTCGAACGCATCTACGTTTTTGACCGGGCGGAATGGATCGAAGCCAACCTCTCCGCCTTTCAGTCGCTTTTTGCGCCGCTCGAAGAGTTGTACGATGAAATCAGCGCGCGTCAGGGGGTGGTCGGGTTGCTCATGGGGCAACTCAACAGTCAACTGCTGGGGATGCAGATGGGCGCGCTGATCGGGTTCCTGGCGCGGCGCGTGCTCGGTCAGTACGATCTCGGTCTGCTCTCGCCCGATCCGGATCTGCGCGGCGCGCTCTACTTCGTCGAGCCGAACATCACGCGCATCTGCGCCCAACTCGGTCTTGATGGCGACGACTTCCGCATGTGGATCGCACTCCACGAAACGACGCACGTCTTTGAGTTCGAAGCATTCCCCTGGGTGCGCGACTATTTTCAGGATCTGCTCCGTCAATTTATCGGTCGGGTGAACGACCAGGCCGCGATGCTCAGCGTCGGTATCGTGCGATTGATCGAACGGTTGTTGCAGGGTCAACCGATCGACCGACACTGGATCGAGTTGATGCTGACGCCTGAGCAACAGGCGATCTTTACCCGCATGCAGGCGTTGATGTCGGTGGTGGAAGGGTATTCCAACCACATTATGAACGTCATCGGCGGGCAGTTGCTCCCCAGTTATCAGCAG
Encoded here:
- a CDS encoding zinc-dependent metalloprotease: MPGHTIRTSRRLGAALLLAVVAGAGARYLMIRAAGSMPRPRMIDWLQARNVGVAVSQSYLAPMIDRAARQDQYRQLVQRSEPLIAAYMGVRLPRPVERIYVFDRAEWIEANLSAFQSLFAPLEELYDEISARQGVVGLLMGQLNSQLLGMQMGALIGFLARRVLGQYDLGLLSPDPDLRGALYFVEPNITRICAQLGLDGDDFRMWIALHETTHVFEFEAFPWVRDYFQDLLRQFIGRVNDQAAMLSVGIVRLIERLLQGQPIDRHWIELMLTPEQQAIFTRMQALMSVVEGYSNHIMNVIGGQLLPSYQQIEARVRQRQLRRPLIEEAFNRLTGMDLKLAQYQQGEAFIQAVVAARGARFANRIWEGPEYLPTMEEIRAPQRWIARMGG